The proteins below are encoded in one region of Drosophila santomea strain STO CAGO 1482 chromosome 2R, Prin_Dsan_1.1, whole genome shotgun sequence:
- the LOC120444385 gene encoding probable multidrug resistance-associated protein lethal(2)03659 yields the protein MQASKLPPNPRESAGILSSLMFCFALPILFKGRKQTLQPTDLYKTLDEHGAESLGDEFFRAWEDEVARCRRKGDSSREPSVLRVIGRVFGWRLIFSGITIAALELGTRATVPLLLAGLISEFSEHGNGHSYYAQIYAVLLIACILASVLLTHPYMMGMMHLAMKMRVAVSSAIYRKALRLSRTSLGGTTTGQVVNLLSNDLNRFDRCLIHFHFLWLGPLELLIASYFLYEQIGIASFYGISILVLYLPLQTYLSRETSKLRLQTALRTDQRVRMMNEIISGIQVIKMYTWERPFGKLIGQMRRSEMSSIRKMNLLRGILLSFEITLGRIAIFVSLLGFVLGGGKLTAERAFCVTAFYNILRRTVSKFFPSGMSQFAELLVSMRRITNFMMREEANIIDMSERNEEKAEEEQHLLKEVEKRSYPAQIGTEPDTLVEIKALKARWSQEQHDPVLNNVNMSLRRGQLVAVIGPVGSGKSSLVQAILGELPAESGSVQVSGKYSYASQEPWLFNASVRDNILFGLPMDKQRYRTVLKRCALERDLELLHGDGTFVGERGASLSGGQRARICLARAVYRRADVYLLDDPLSAVDTHVGRHLFDECMRGFLGKELVILVTHQLQFLEDADLIVIMDKGHVSACGTYEEMLKSGQDFAQLLVESTQNSGGGDDTITSPNFSRQSSSLSSKSSNGSSSSLESMVEKEKPKPSASPVQEYRSGGQIGLSMYKKYFGAGCGVLVFAVLILLCFGTQLLASGGDYFLSYWVKNTASSSTLDIYYFTAINVGLVICALLRTLLFFNITMHSSTELHNTMFQGLSRTALYFFHTNPSGRILNRFANDLGQVDEVMPAVMLDCIQIFLTLTGIICVLCVTNPWYLINTFAMILAFHYWRNFYLKTSRDVKRLEAVARSPMYSHFSSTLVGLPTIRAMGAQRTLTGQYDNYQDLHSSGYYTFVSTSRAFGYYLDLFCVAYVISVILHNFFNPPLHNAGQIGLAITQALGMTGMVQWGMRQSAELENAMTSVERVLEYQDLEPEGDFNSPSDKQPPKSWPEKGKLTTKDLSLRYEPNPNAASVLKRLNFTIQPMEKVGIVGRTGAGKSSIINALFRLSYNDGAIIIDNLDTNVMGLHDLRSKISIIPQEPVLFSGTMRYNLDPFEQYPDDKLWKALEDVHLKEEISELPTGLQSIISEGGTNFSVGQRQLVCLARAILRENRILVMDEATANVDPQTDALIQATIRNKFKDCTVLTIAHRLNTIMDSDKVLVMDAGEVVEFGSPYELLTQSEAKVFHGMVMQTGKASFDHLLKVAKNAKQNHI from the exons CTTTGCCCTGCCCATTCTGTTCAAGGGTCGCAAGCAGACGCTCCAGCCCACGGATCTGTACAAAACGCTGGATGAGCATGGAGCGGAGAGCCTGGGCGATGAGTTCTTCCGGGCATGGGAGGACGAAGTGGCTCGGTGCCGGCGGAAGGGTGATTCCAGCCGTGAACCAAGTGTCCTGCGGGTCATCGGACGTGTCTTCGGCTGGAGGCTCATTTTTTCCGGTATTACAATCGCGGCCTTGGAACTGGGAACCAG GGCCACTGTGCCGCTTCTTCTGGCCGGACTCATATCGGAGTTCAGTGAGCACGGAAATGGCCATAGCTACTATGCCCAGATCTACGCAGTGCTCCTCATAGCCTGTATCTTGGCCAGCGTTCTTCTCACGCATCCATACATGATGGGAATGATG CACTTGGCCATGAAAATGCGAGTGGCAGTAAGTAGTGCCATATACCGCAAGGCCCTGCGTCTCAGTCGCACATCGCTGGGAGGTACCACAACCGGACAGGTGGTGAACTTGCTCTCCAACGATCTCAACCGCTTCGATCGGTGTCttatccatttccatttcctctGGCTGGGCCCATTGGAGTTGTTGATCGCCTCCTACTTCCTGTACGAACAGATCGGAATCGCTTCCTTTTACGGGATCAGCATCCTAGTACTGTATCTGCCACTGCAAACCTATCTCAGCCGAGAAACTTCAAAGCTGCGCCTGCAGACGGCCCTACGGACGGATCAGCGAGTGCGCATGATGAACGAAATCATCTCGGGCATCCAGGTAATCAAGATGTATACCTGGGAGCGTCCGTTCGGGAAACTGATAGGGCAGATGCGGCGCAGTGAGATGAGCTCCATTCGCAAGATGAACCTCTTGCGCGGCATCCTGCTCTCCTTCGAGATAACTCTGGGTCGCATAGCCATCTTTGTGAGCCTTCTGGGATTCGTCCTAGGCGGAGGCAAACTGACGGCAGAGCGCGCCTTCTGCGTCACTGCCTTCTACAACATCCTTAGGCGTACTGTCAGCAAGTTCTTTCCGAGTGGAATGTCGCAGTTTGCTGAACTTCTGGTATCAATGCGTCGCATAACTAACTTTATGATGCGGGAGGAAgcaaatattatagatatgTCGGAGCGAAATGAAGAAAAAGCAGAAGAGGAGCAACATTTGCTGAAAGAAGTGGAGAAGAGGTCTTACCCGGCTCAAATTGGCACGGAACCAGATACCTTGGTGGAAATTAAAGCTTTGAAAGCGCGCTGGAGCCAGGAGCAACATGATCCGGTGTTAAACAACGTCAACATGTCGCTGCGCCGTGGCCAACTTGTAGCTGTGATTGGACCCGTGGGATCGGGTAAATCAAGCCTTGTGCAGGCCATCCTAGGAGAGCTACCTGCCGAATCAGGATCGGTACAAGTCTCGGGCAAGTATTCCTACGCCTCCCAGGAGCCCTGGCTTTTTAACGCATCTGTTCGCGACAACATTCTGTTTGGCTTGCCCATGGACAAGCAGCGCTATCGAACCGTCCTCAAGCGGTGTGCCCTAGAGCGGGACTTGGAGTTGTTGCACGGTGATGGAACCTTCGTGGGTGAGCGCGGAGCTTCACTGTCCGGTGGGCAGCGAGCGAGAATATGCTTGGCTAGAGCTGTGTACCGCAGGGCGGATGTATACCTTTTGGACGATCCCCTCAGCGCAGTCGACACCCATGTGGGTAGGCACCTGTTCGACGAATGCATGCGCGGCTTCCTAGGCAAAGAGCTGGTGATACTAGTCACCCACCAGTTGCAGTTTCTGGAGGACGCCGATCTGATTGTAATAATGGACAAGGGTCACGTCTCGGCATGCGGAACCTATGAGGAGATGCTGAAGAGCGGACAGGACTTTGCCCAGCTCTTGGTGGAAAGTACTCAGAACAGCGGCGGAGGTGATGACACCATAACGTCACCTAACTTTTCCCGTCAGAGTAGCTCTCTAAGCTCCAAAAGTTCAAATGGAAGCTCATCCTCGTTAGAATCCATGGtcgaaaaggaaaaaccaaaaccaagtGCGTCACCGGTGCAGGAGTACCGCAGTGGTGGTCAAATCGGCTTGTCCATGTACAAGAAATACTTTGGTGCAGGCTGCGGCGTCCTCGTTTTCGCGGTGCTGATACTGCTGTGTTTTGGCACTCAGCTCCTGGCGTCTGGCGGAGATTATTTCCTTTCCTACTG GGTTAAAAACACCGCCTCTTCGTCAACGCTGGATATCTACTACTTCACTGCCATTAATGTGGGACTGGTTATCTGTGCTTTGCTCCGAACGCTTCTTTTCTTTAACATCACCATGCACTCCTCCACCGAGCTGCACAACACTATGTTCCAGGGCTTGTCGCGCACGGCCTTGTATTTTTTCCACACCAATCCCTCCGGCCGGATCCTCAATCGGTTCGCCAATGACCTGGGTCAGGTGGATGAGGTGATGCCCGCCGTCATGTTGGACTGCATACAGATCTTTCTCACCCTGACGGGCATCATCTGCGTGCTGTGCGTGACCAACCCGTGGTACTTGATCAACACATTTGCAATGATATTAGCATTTCACTACTGGCGCAATTTTTACCTAAAGACGTCGAGGGATGTGAAGCGCCTGGAGGCGGTGGCTCGGTCGCCGATGTACTCGCACTTCAGTTCCACTCTTGTTGGACTTCCCACCATCCGGGCGATGGGCGCCCAACGAACTCTGACGGGCCAGTATGACAACTACCAGGATCTGCACAGCTCCGGCTACTACACTTTTGTTTCTACCAGTCGTGCCTTCGGGTATTACCTGGATCTGTTCTGCGTGGCATACGTGATATCGGTGATACTGCACAACTTCTTTAACCCGCCCCTACACAACGCTGGCCAGATAGGCCTGGCAATTACCCAAGCATTGGGTATGACGGGAATGGTGCAGTGGGGCATGCGTCAGTCCGCAGAGCTGGAGAATGCAATGACCTCAGTGGAGCGAGTCTTGGAGTACCAAGATCTTGAGCCTGAAGGGGATTTCAACTCGCCTTCGGATAAGCAACCTCCAAAGAGTTGGCCCGAGAAGGGAAAACTGACGACCAAGGATTTGAGTCTGAGATATGAGCCCAATCCCAATGCGGCTAGTGTGCTGAAGCGGCTGAACTTCACGATACAGCCGATGGAGAAGGTGGGCATCGTAGGACGCACAGGTGCGGGAAAGTCCTCCATTATCAATGCACTTTTCAGACTGTCCTACAACGATGGAGCAATAATCATCGACAATCTGGACACAAATGTTATGGGTCTGCACGACTTACGCAGCAAGATCTCCATTATTCCACAAGAACCCGTCCTGTTCTCCGGGACAATGCGATACAACTTGGATCCCTTCGAGCAGTATCCCGATGATAAGCTTTGGAAGGCTCTTGAGGACGTTCACCTCAAGGAGGAAATTTCAGAGTTGCCCACGGGCCTGCAGAGCATCATATCTGAGGGCGGGACCAACTTTAGCGTAGGGCAACGGCAGTTGGTCTGCTTGGCAAGGGCCATCCTGCGCGAAAACAGAATTCTCGTTATGGACGAGGCTACGGCAAATGTGGATCCTCAGACGGACGCCCTGATTCAGGCCACCATTCGAAACAAATTCAAGGACTGCACCGTACTTACAATAGCCCATCGTCTGAATACCATTATGGACTCCGACAAGGTTTTAGTGATGGATGCTGGTGAAGTCGTCGAGTTCGGCTCTCCATATGAGCTGTTGACCCAGTCAGAGGCTAAAGTGTTCCATGGAATGGTTATGCAAACGGGAAAGGCCAGTTTTGATCATCTACTTAAAGTTGCCAAGAAT GCCAAACAAAACCATATATGA
- the LOC120446824 gene encoding uncharacterized protein LOC120446824, with amino-acid sequence MASNSVQATFDRLVQLPGVTGAILIDGDGVPVRTNLPADVTRIYADRMRPLVILARSMVHDLENGDELTYVRLRTRRQETMVATGHEHTIILIQDNRVLDESRRNSVASRRSSAL; translated from the coding sequence ATGGCGTCAAACAGTGTGCAGGCGACCTTCGATCGGCTGGTTCAACTGCCCGGCGTGACGGGGGCAATCCTGATCGATGGCGATGGAGTTCCGGTGCGGACCAATTTGCCAGCGGATGTGACCCGAATATACGCCGATCGGATGAGGCCGCTGGTGATCCTGGCCCGCTCCATGGTGCATGACTTGGAGAACGGGGACGAACTGACCTACGTGCGGCTGCGCACCCGCCGCCAGGAGACGATGGTGGCCACCGGGCACGAGCATACGATCATCCTTATCCAGGACAACCGTGTGCTAGACGAATCCCGTAGGAACAGTGTCGCTTCCCGGCGGTCCTCGGCGCTCTAG
- the LOC120444386 gene encoding 60S ribosomal protein L30, with amino-acid sequence MDQWYFLASPRRSHQQKRATHFRLFFLFLFAIVSRRSALTQTINMVAVKKQKKALESTNARLALVMKSGKYCLGYKQTLKTLRQGKAKLVLIASNTPALRKSEIEYYAMLAKTEVQHYSGTNIELGTACGKYFRVCTLSITDPGDSDIIRSLESA; translated from the exons ATGGACCAGTGGTATTTTTTAGCATCACCGCGCCGGTCACACCAACAGAAACGTGCTACCCATTTCCGGCTGTTCTTCCTCtttctttttgccattgtcaGCCGACGAAG TGCTTTAACCCAAACTATCAACATGGTGGCCGTTAAGAAACAAAAGAAGGCGTTGGAGAGCACCAATGCCCGTTTGGCGCTGGTGATGAAGTCCGGCAAGTACTGCCTGGGATACAAGCAGACCTTGAAGACCCTGCGCCAGGGCAAGGCCAAACTGGTGCTCATCGCCAGCAACACCCCCGCCCTGAG GAAGTCCGAGATCGAGTACTACGCCATGCTGGCCAAGACTGAAGTCCAGCATTACAGCGGCACCAACATTGAGCTGGGCACCGCCTGCGGTAAATACTTCCGCGTGTGCACCCTGTCCATCACCGATCCTGGAGATTCGGACATCATCCGCTCGCTGGAGTCGGCctaa